In Candidatus Lernaella stagnicola, one genomic interval encodes:
- the lptD gene encoding LPS assembly protein LptD has translation MNVVRRLVLLLFLLPGLAWAQASTADSPSSTQRSITPFLRDVLASDIPITMEADRIDFDGDKEFYEASGNVVLIQGEHRLHGDRMTLDVTAGHLIAAGNVHFVAPEGEFRAQHIEVDLRQETAVIARAEFIVRREEATYFMRGRRIEKIGPERYVIEEGHYTTCDCGPEEADWMVTAEYIDVTFDGYAVVKRGRIYMQGLAVAYVPYGVFPAKVNRSTGFLWPMTGWASDDGYRIGIPFYWNIDRHTDATIDTDWYENRGTKIGIEHRYLYGRNWFGESNVDVIQDRSEGDRIRWAVSQEQHFNPTKRLFFRNKINLISDNEYVNDFPGDVGGRYDSFVRSDFIINNLWEDYDLNIAVQHYDDLENDDNSYTFQRYPALLVDAISCRIGALPLHYRVRLQGTNFYRPKISEEERALDAAEGSLHPYRYLTEGRRVSLYPELFAPLNFKQVATLTPYVVGEGTFYQLDDRSEDRTPGRGTAESGAHLFTRFERVFPTRYPRLRALKHQIEPAVQYRYRDEPDQDELPIFDGEDRLLRVSELSYGLTNRLFMRLFNARAKRFHSFEVTDLRVLHGYDFAEAERRLDLEIPDDERRPWLPWTVEWETSAEVGRYYLDDVLVRADVDYDTYLDEVSRFNVLTALDSVRDDAIGVEYRYLVNEAGRVDIQYLSGMARYHVVDFITLDYLTRYSFLDSFFVETRYGIEFHSLQDCWHLRLNIEQRELPEKETVYLLLADFTGLVRVGTAF, from the coding sequence TTGTATTGTTGCTCTTCCTACTGCCCGGTTTGGCGTGGGCACAGGCGTCGACTGCCGACTCGCCGTCGAGCACGCAGCGGTCGATCACGCCTTTTCTGCGCGACGTCTTAGCCAGCGACATTCCCATCACCATGGAAGCCGATCGCATCGATTTCGATGGCGACAAAGAGTTCTATGAGGCGTCGGGGAATGTAGTCTTGATCCAAGGCGAGCACCGCCTGCACGGCGATCGGATGACGCTGGACGTAACTGCGGGACATCTCATCGCGGCCGGGAACGTGCATTTCGTCGCCCCGGAGGGCGAATTCCGGGCGCAACACATCGAGGTCGACCTGCGGCAAGAAACCGCGGTGATCGCCCGGGCGGAATTCATTGTGCGGCGGGAAGAAGCGACCTACTTCATGCGCGGGCGGCGCATCGAAAAGATCGGCCCCGAGCGTTACGTCATCGAAGAGGGGCATTACACGACCTGCGACTGTGGTCCCGAGGAAGCCGACTGGATGGTCACCGCCGAGTACATCGACGTGACCTTCGACGGCTACGCGGTGGTCAAGCGCGGGCGCATCTATATGCAGGGCTTAGCGGTGGCCTACGTGCCGTACGGCGTGTTCCCGGCGAAGGTGAATCGCTCGACGGGCTTTTTGTGGCCGATGACCGGCTGGGCAAGCGACGACGGCTACCGGATCGGCATCCCGTTTTATTGGAACATCGACCGCCACACCGACGCCACGATCGACACCGACTGGTACGAGAATCGCGGCACGAAGATCGGGATCGAGCATCGCTATTTGTACGGGCGGAATTGGTTTGGCGAATCGAACGTGGATGTGATTCAGGATCGCTCAGAGGGCGACCGGATTCGCTGGGCGGTGTCGCAGGAGCAGCATTTCAATCCGACCAAGCGGCTTTTCTTCCGCAACAAAATCAATCTGATTTCCGACAACGAATACGTCAACGATTTTCCCGGTGACGTCGGGGGGCGCTACGACAGTTTCGTGCGGAGCGATTTCATCATCAACAATCTGTGGGAAGACTACGACCTGAACATCGCGGTGCAGCACTACGATGACCTGGAAAACGACGACAACAGCTACACCTTCCAACGGTATCCGGCCCTGCTGGTCGACGCGATTTCCTGCCGTATCGGTGCGCTGCCCTTGCACTACCGCGTGCGGCTGCAGGGAACGAACTTCTACCGCCCGAAAATTTCGGAGGAAGAACGGGCGCTAGACGCCGCCGAGGGCAGCCTCCACCCGTATCGTTACTTGACCGAAGGGCGGCGAGTGAGCTTGTACCCGGAACTGTTCGCCCCGCTAAACTTCAAGCAGGTGGCCACGTTGACGCCCTACGTTGTGGGGGAGGGGACGTTCTACCAACTCGACGATCGAAGCGAGGATCGCACTCCCGGACGCGGTACCGCCGAAAGCGGCGCACACTTGTTTACACGATTCGAGCGCGTTTTTCCGACGCGCTACCCGCGTTTGCGGGCCCTCAAGCATCAAATCGAACCGGCCGTGCAATACCGCTATCGTGACGAACCCGACCAGGACGAATTGCCGATCTTCGACGGCGAAGACCGCCTGCTGCGCGTCTCGGAGCTGAGTTACGGGCTCACGAACCGTTTGTTCATGCGGTTGTTCAATGCTCGCGCCAAGCGCTTCCACAGCTTTGAAGTGACGGACCTGCGCGTGCTGCACGGCTACGATTTCGCGGAAGCCGAGCGTCGCTTGGACCTGGAGATTCCCGATGACGAACGGCGGCCCTGGTTGCCGTGGACCGTGGAATGGGAGACGAGCGCGGAGGTGGGCCGTTACTACCTAGACGACGTGCTCGTACGCGCCGACGTGGACTACGACACGTACTTAGACGAAGTCAGCCGCTTCAACGTACTCACCGCCTTGGACTCGGTACGCGACGACGCCATCGGCGTGGAGTATCGCTACCTGGTCAACGAAGCGGGGCGAGTGGACATCCAATACCTGTCGGGCATGGCGCGGTATCACGTGGTTGACTTCATTACGCTGGACTACCTGACGCGGTATAGCTTTCTCGATAGTTTCTTCGTAGAGACGCGCTACGGCATTGAATTTCACAGCCTGCAGGATTGCTGGCACCTGCGGTTGAACATCGAGCAGCGTGAGTTGCCGGAGAAGGAAACGGTTTACCTGTTGCTGGCCGATTTCACCGGGCTGGTGCGGGTAGGCACGGCGTTCTAA
- the rpmB gene encoding 50S ribosomal protein L28, with translation MARVCEICGKGRQVGYSISHAHNKRKKVWLPNVQRVRTLTKNGETKRVWVCTRCIRSGKVQKPA, from the coding sequence ATGGCTCGTGTATGTGAAATTTGCGGTAAAGGCCGTCAAGTTGGTTACTCGATTAGTCACGCCCATAACAAACGGAAAAAGGTGTGGCTGCCCAACGTGCAACGGGTTCGCACCCTGACGAAAAACGGTGAGACCAAGCGCGTGTGGGTTTGCACCCGCTGCATTCGTTCCGGCAAAGTGCAAAAACCGGCTTGA